A window from Primulina eburnea isolate SZY01 chromosome 2, ASM2296580v1, whole genome shotgun sequence encodes these proteins:
- the LOC140824847 gene encoding uncharacterized protein isoform X1, protein MMMSRSSSSYISSVKGFYNFLNRELDNLDHLFMAQNFMSFEFLQAVLSTLRSVHSQLTTLGQKLQLPVGDKWLYECMDESARLWKACQVMKAGVSSMEYYCSTGADIGNLLVDPAALNAQLSRQIKRAINDCQGQKSMLEARNKILAAGRLHTLCLRFDENHLLSEWRLNEYNGFRGVLYAMKNVSTFLLVILLSGLVYCWPDSSFSLRFHEEGSIFDSGFMLTAATLHQRVMNTMSLLDSQPGILVYELQKAKLSTDELKMEIDGLIKGGFQNDAYYRKAENLKSCFGDLQRGVESVIVQLDDFFDEIVEVREKLMDMCSRR, encoded by the exons ATGATGATGAGTCGTTCGTCTTCATCATACATCTCTTCCGTTAAAGGTTTCTACAACTTTCTTAACCGGGAACTCGACAATCTCGATCACCTTTTCATGGCACAGAACTTCATGTCGTTCGAGTTCCTTCAGGCCGTGCTATCCACGCTTCGATCCGTCCATTCGCAGTTAACGACTTTGGGCCAGAAGTTGCAATTGCCGGTCGGAGACAAATGGCTCTACGAGTGCATGGACGAGAGCGCCAGGCTTTGGAAAGCTTGCCAAGTGATGAAAGCAGGGGTGTCTAGCATGGAGTATTACTGCTCGACTGGTGCTGATATAGGCAATCTTCTTGTTGATCCTGCCGCTTTAAATGCTCAGCTTTCCCGCCAG ATTAAGCGGGCGATCAACGATTGTCAGGGGCAGAAGAGCATGCTAGAAGCGAGAAACAAAATCTTAGCAGCAGGAAGATTGCACACTCTGTGCCTGAGGTTTGATGAAAACCATCTCTTGTCTGAATGGAGGTTAAACGAGTACAATGGTTTTAGAGGAGTATTGTATGCAATGAAGAACGTGAGCACATTTCTTCTAGTGATTCTACTGAGTGGCCTTGTTTATTGTTGGCCAGATTCGAGTTTTAGCCTTCGATTCCACGAAGAGGGCTCGATTTTTGACTCAGGTTTCATGCTCACGGCAGCTACATTGCATCAGAGAGTGATGAACACGATGAGTCTACTCGACTCCCAGCCGGGGATTCTTGTTTATGAGTTACAAAAGGCTAAGCTTTCAACGGATGAGCTGAAAATGGAGATAGATGGCCTGATTAAGGGCGGGTTCCAAAACGACGCATACTATAGGAAAGCTGAGAACTTGAAGAGTTGTTTTGGAGATTTGCAACGTGGAGTCGAGAGTGTAATTGTGCAACTTGACGACTTCTTTGACGAAATAGTTGAGGTTCGGGAGAAGCTCATGGATATGTGTTCTCGTAGGTAG
- the LOC140824847 gene encoding uncharacterized protein isoform X2 — protein sequence MMMSRSSSSYISSVKGFYNFLNRELDNLDHLFMAQNFMSFEFLQAVLSTLRSVHSQLTTLGQKLQLPVGDKWLYECMDESARLWKACQVMKAGVSSMEYYCSTGADIGNLLVDPAALNAQLSRQIKRAINDCQGQKSMLEARNKILAAGRLHTLCLRFEF from the exons ATGATGATGAGTCGTTCGTCTTCATCATACATCTCTTCCGTTAAAGGTTTCTACAACTTTCTTAACCGGGAACTCGACAATCTCGATCACCTTTTCATGGCACAGAACTTCATGTCGTTCGAGTTCCTTCAGGCCGTGCTATCCACGCTTCGATCCGTCCATTCGCAGTTAACGACTTTGGGCCAGAAGTTGCAATTGCCGGTCGGAGACAAATGGCTCTACGAGTGCATGGACGAGAGCGCCAGGCTTTGGAAAGCTTGCCAAGTGATGAAAGCAGGGGTGTCTAGCATGGAGTATTACTGCTCGACTGGTGCTGATATAGGCAATCTTCTTGTTGATCCTGCCGCTTTAAATGCTCAGCTTTCCCGCCAG ATTAAGCGGGCGATCAACGATTGTCAGGGGCAGAAGAGCATGCTAGAAGCGAGAAACAAAATCTTAGCAGCAGGAAGATTGCACACTCTGTGCCTGAG ATTCGAGTTTTAG